A section of the Flavobacterium sp. CG_23.5 genome encodes:
- a CDS encoding 2-oxoglutarate dehydrogenase E1 component, which translates to MDRFSFLNAAHTEFFAQLYDQYLENPDSVEPSWRSFFQGFDFGMTTYNDENPVAYIANVAAGNVEHAPVSDKLQKEFNVLKLIDSYRSRGHLFTKTNPVRERRTSSPTLDIVNFGLSSADLNTVFDAAKVIGIQPCTLKEIIVHLDNIYCQHIGVEYMYIRKPEVIQWMQDKLGINDNLPNFSADEKKIILGKLNQAVSFENFLHTKYVGQKRFSLEGGESIIPALDALIEKAAEKGVEQFVMGMAHRGRLNVLANIFGKSTQDIFGEFDGKDYDQEYFDGDVKYHLGLTAEKVTRSGKNININLAPNPSHLETVGAVIEGITRAKQDKYFPNDFSKVLPIAVHGDAAIAGQGILYEIVQMAQLDGYKTGGTIHIVINNQVGFTTNYLDARSSTYCTDVAKVTLSPVLHVNADDAEAVVHAMSFALDFRMQFGRDVFIDLLGYRKYGHNEGDEPRFTQPVLYKLIAKHQNPRDIYAEKLLSEGVIDVTYVNGLEKEYKSNLEVNLEESRKKDLTIITPFMKNEWRGFEQVTDVQMLEKVDTTYSIEGLTQVANAICNLPADKKFISKIQKLINDRKTMFFETNKLDWAMAEHLAYGSLLQEGYDVRISGQDVERGTFSHRHAVVKVEDSEEEVVLINNLEGKVGKFNIFNSLLSEYGVLGFDYGYALTNPNALTIWEAQFGDFSNGAQIMIDQYISCGEDKWNNQNGIVLLLPHGYEGQGAEHSSARMERYLQLCARQNMFVADCTTPANFYHLLRRQMKTTFRKPLIVFTPKSLLRDPRVVSTVEEFANGTFQETFDDETVNKADVKTLVFCTGKFYYDITAEREINGRKDVAVVRIEQLFPLPVEQLSAIIAKYPNADDYVWAQEEPKNMGAYSFMLMNFNLVKWRLASLKAYAAPAAGSYTRAKRRQADAIRMVFDKNLFR; encoded by the coding sequence ATGGATAGGTTTTCATTTTTAAACGCAGCACACACCGAATTCTTCGCACAATTATACGATCAATATTTAGAAAATCCAGATAGCGTCGAGCCAAGTTGGAGAAGTTTTTTTCAAGGTTTCGACTTTGGAATGACCACCTATAATGATGAAAATCCAGTTGCTTATATAGCAAATGTTGCCGCTGGTAATGTTGAACATGCTCCTGTTTCTGATAAACTTCAAAAAGAGTTTAACGTATTGAAATTAATTGATAGCTACCGATCGCGCGGACATTTGTTTACAAAAACAAATCCCGTTAGAGAAAGAAGAACTTCATCACCAACGTTGGATATTGTAAATTTCGGACTTTCGTCAGCAGATTTAAATACTGTTTTTGACGCAGCAAAAGTAATTGGAATTCAACCATGTACGCTTAAAGAAATTATTGTTCACCTTGATAATATTTATTGTCAACATATTGGGGTGGAGTACATGTATATAAGAAAGCCGGAAGTTATTCAATGGATGCAAGATAAATTAGGGATAAATGACAACCTACCTAACTTCTCTGCTGATGAAAAGAAAATAATTCTAGGTAAATTAAATCAAGCCGTTTCTTTCGAAAATTTCTTACACACTAAATATGTAGGTCAAAAAAGATTTTCGCTTGAAGGTGGAGAATCAATAATTCCTGCACTTGATGCTTTAATTGAAAAAGCAGCTGAAAAAGGAGTGGAACAATTTGTTATGGGAATGGCTCACCGTGGTCGTTTGAATGTTTTAGCAAATATTTTCGGAAAATCTACTCAAGATATTTTTGGAGAATTTGACGGTAAAGATTACGATCAGGAATATTTTGATGGTGACGTAAAATACCACTTAGGACTTACCGCTGAAAAAGTAACCAGGTCAGGAAAAAATATAAATATTAATTTGGCTCCAAACCCTTCACACCTTGAAACAGTAGGTGCTGTAATCGAAGGAATTACAAGAGCAAAACAAGATAAATATTTCCCTAATGACTTTTCAAAAGTATTGCCAATTGCCGTTCACGGAGATGCAGCGATCGCTGGTCAGGGAATTCTTTATGAAATTGTTCAAATGGCTCAGTTGGATGGATACAAAACGGGAGGTACGATTCATATTGTAATAAATAATCAAGTAGGATTTACCACTAATTATCTTGACGCTCGTTCATCAACGTATTGTACGGATGTTGCCAAAGTAACACTTTCACCGGTATTGCACGTGAATGCAGATGATGCGGAAGCTGTGGTGCATGCGATGTCATTTGCATTAGACTTTAGAATGCAATTTGGCCGTGATGTGTTTATAGATTTATTAGGATATAGAAAATACGGGCATAATGAAGGAGATGAACCTCGTTTTACACAGCCTGTACTTTACAAACTGATAGCAAAGCATCAAAATCCTAGAGATATTTATGCTGAAAAATTGTTGTCAGAAGGAGTAATCGACGTTACTTATGTAAATGGATTAGAGAAAGAATACAAATCTAATTTAGAAGTGAACCTTGAAGAATCTCGTAAAAAAGACCTGACAATTATCACACCATTTATGAAAAATGAATGGAGAGGTTTTGAACAGGTTACAGACGTACAAATGCTTGAAAAAGTAGATACAACTTATTCAATTGAAGGACTTACACAAGTGGCCAATGCGATTTGTAACTTGCCTGCGGATAAAAAGTTTATTAGTAAAATTCAAAAACTAATCAACGATAGAAAAACAATGTTTTTCGAAACTAATAAGTTGGATTGGGCAATGGCCGAACATTTAGCTTATGGATCATTATTACAAGAAGGATATGATGTTCGTATTTCCGGACAAGACGTAGAACGTGGTACTTTCTCCCATCGTCATGCTGTAGTTAAGGTAGAAGACTCCGAAGAGGAAGTAGTCTTGATAAACAATTTAGAAGGTAAAGTAGGAAAATTTAATATTTTCAACTCCCTTTTATCAGAATATGGTGTTTTAGGTTTTGATTATGGATATGCCTTGACAAATCCAAATGCATTGACAATTTGGGAAGCACAGTTTGGGGATTTCAGTAATGGAGCCCAAATTATGATTGACCAATATATTTCTTGTGGGGAAGATAAATGGAACAATCAAAACGGAATTGTTTTATTATTGCCTCACGGATATGAAGGACAGGGAGCGGAACATTCCTCTGCCAGAATGGAACGTTATTTACAACTTTGCGCCAGACAAAATATGTTTGTCGCCGATTGTACAACGCCAGCGAATTTTTACCATTTGCTTAGAAGACAAATGAAAACGACTTTCCGTAAACCACTTATTGTGTTTACTCCAAAGAGTTTGTTGCGTGATCCAAGAGTAGTTTCTACTGTTGAAGAATTTGCAAATGGAACTTTCCAAGAAACATTCGATGATGAAACGGTGAATAAAGCGGATGTAAAAACATTGGTTTTTTGTACCGGTAAATTCTATTATGATATTACTGCCGAAAGAGAAATCAATGGTCGTAAAGATGTTGCTGTGGTGAGAATTGAACAATTGTTCCCTCTACCAGTAGAACAATTAAGCGCCATTATTGCGAAATATCCAAATGCCGATGATTACGTTTGGGCACAGGAAGAACCAAAAAACATGGGAGCCTACAGTTTTATGTTGATGAACTTCAATTTAGTAAAATGGAGATTGGCTTCGCTAAAAGCATATGCTGCTCCAGCTGCAGGAAGTTATACAAGAGCAAAACGTCGTCAGGCGGATGCAATACGAATGGTTTTTGATAAAAATTTATTTAGGTAG
- a CDS encoding DUF4160 domain-containing protein: MPTVLITDGFRFFFYSNEHLPKHIHVENAEKIAKFNLENIELVKSSGFNSTQLKTIRNLVERNQELLIYKWDEFFSN, translated from the coding sequence GTGCCAACTGTATTAATAACTGATGGGTTCCGTTTTTTCTTTTACAGTAATGAACATTTGCCAAAGCATATTCATGTTGAAAACGCCGAAAAAATAGCAAAATTTAATTTAGAAAATATAGAATTAGTAAAATCATCAGGATTTAATTCCACTCAATTAAAAACAATACGTAATTTAGTAGAACGAAATCAAGAACTTTTAATATATAAATGGGATGAGTTTTTCAGTAATTAG
- a CDS encoding DUF2442 domain-containing protein has protein sequence MSFSVISKSKNAIDIVFSESKMIVFLEDGRELAVPLEWFPRLRKATEEQLKKWRFIGKGEGVHWEEIDEDISIENLLE, from the coding sequence ATGAGTTTTTCAGTAATTAGCAAATCAAAAAATGCAATAGACATTGTTTTTTCAGAATCTAAAATGATTGTTTTTTTAGAAGATGGACGTGAATTAGCTGTGCCGTTAGAATGGTTTCCAAGATTAAGAAAAGCAACCGAAGAGCAACTAAAAAAATGGAGATTCATCGGCAAAGGAGAAGGCGTTCATTGGGAAGAGATTGATGAAGATATTTCAATTGAAAATTTATTAGAATAA
- the odhB gene encoding 2-oxoglutarate dehydrogenase complex dihydrolipoyllysine-residue succinyltransferase has product MILEMKVPSPGESIKEVEIATWLVKDGDYVEKDQAIAEVDSDKATLELPAEASGIITLKAEEGDAVAVGAVVCLIDTDAAKPSGDAPAAEVTKAVDPETSGPKAEVKPEVKTAPETSEPKATPVAATTYASGTPSPAARKILDEKNIAPASMSGTGKDGRITKDDAVNAVPSMGTPTGGSRGTERTKLSMLRRKVAERLVAAKNETAMLTTFNEVNMTPINNLRNEYKDAFKAKHGGIGLGYMSFFTKAVTRALKLFPDVNSMMDGDHKIAFDFCDISIAVSGPKGLMVPVVRNAENLTFRGVESDIKRLAIKARDGQITVDDMTGGTFTITNGGVFGSMLSTPIINPPQSGILGMHNIIERPIAVNGKVEIHPMMYVALSYDHRIIDGRESVGFLVAVKEALENPLELLMDNNPKKALEL; this is encoded by the coding sequence ATGATTTTAGAAATGAAAGTTCCATCACCAGGGGAATCAATAAAAGAAGTTGAAATTGCAACATGGTTAGTGAAAGACGGAGATTATGTAGAAAAAGACCAAGCAATTGCTGAGGTTGATTCTGACAAAGCAACACTGGAATTGCCAGCTGAAGCTAGTGGGATTATTACACTAAAAGCAGAAGAAGGTGATGCAGTAGCAGTTGGGGCAGTGGTTTGTCTTATCGATACAGATGCTGCTAAACCATCTGGTGATGCGCCAGCTGCAGAGGTTACAAAAGCAGTTGATCCCGAGACTTCGGGACCAAAGGCGGAAGTTAAACCGGAAGTTAAAACAGCTCCCGAGACTTCGGAACCAAAAGCAACTCCAGTTGCAGCAACAACTTACGCTTCTGGAACACCATCTCCAGCAGCAAGAAAAATATTAGACGAAAAAAATATAGCGCCTGCTTCCATGTCAGGGACAGGAAAAGACGGAAGAATCACTAAAGATGATGCCGTAAATGCGGTTCCATCTATGGGAACTCCTACAGGAGGATCTCGTGGGACTGAACGTACTAAATTATCTATGTTGCGTCGTAAAGTAGCGGAAAGATTGGTCGCTGCCAAAAATGAAACAGCTATGTTGACTACGTTCAATGAAGTGAACATGACGCCAATCAACAACTTGCGTAATGAATACAAAGATGCGTTCAAAGCGAAACATGGCGGAATTGGTTTAGGATACATGTCGTTCTTTACTAAAGCCGTAACTAGAGCTTTAAAATTATTCCCGGATGTAAACTCAATGATGGATGGTGATCACAAGATTGCTTTCGATTTTTGCGACATTTCAATTGCAGTTTCCGGACCTAAAGGTTTAATGGTTCCTGTAGTTCGTAATGCGGAGAACTTGACTTTCCGTGGTGTAGAATCTGATATTAAAAGATTAGCTATCAAAGCACGTGACGGACAAATCACGGTTGATGATATGACTGGTGGAACTTTCACGATTACTAATGGTGGTGTTTTTGGTAGTATGTTAAGTACGCCGATTATCAATCCTCCACAATCTGGAATTCTTGGAATGCACAACATTATCGAGCGTCCTATTGCCGTAAACGGAAAAGTGGAAATTCATCCTATGATGTATGTGGCACTTTCATACGACCACAGAATTATTGATGGTCGTGAGTCTGTTGGTTTTTTAGTTGCAGTAAAAGAAGCGTTAGAAAATCCATTAGAATTATTGATGGATAACAATCCTAAAAAAGCATTAGAGTTGTAA